A window of Scomber scombrus chromosome 23, fScoSco1.1, whole genome shotgun sequence contains these coding sequences:
- the cnpy4 gene encoding protein canopy 4 — MKLYILALFCVCSLVKAEEDERLPNKCEVCKFLSVELQDALEKSSRSKEVLEVGQVLDTGKRKKKIKYNTSETRLTEAVDNICERILQYSVHAERPGSLRYAKGTSQTMETLKSLVHKGVKVDLGMPYELWDEPSVEVSDMKKQCETMLEAYEEIVEDWYFHHQDQRLENFLCTSHVLNMSERECLKEVWKGDMGRKGRAKESASKSTGEEGANNKAKEEEGKTHDGGEL; from the exons ATGAAACTTTATATCCTAgctttgttttgtgtctgcagTTTAGTTAAAGCAGAAGAGGACGAGAGACTGCCGAATAAATGCGAAG tgtgtaaGTTTCTGTCAGTGGAGCTGCAGGATGCTCTGGAGAAAAGCAGCCGCTCAAAAGAAGTTCTGGAGGTCGGACAGGTGCTGGACACAGGCAAGCgcaaaaagaagataaaatacaacacatc GGAAACTCGGCTGACTGAGGCGGTGGACAACATATGTGAGCGCATCCTACAGTACAGCGTTCATGCAGAGAGGCCTGGCAGCCTCCGCTACGCCAAG GGTACCAGTCAGACCATGGAAACTCTGAAGAGCCTGGTCCACAAAGGGGTTAAAGTGGATCTCGGCATGCCATACGAGCTGTGGGACGAACCCTCTGTAGAAGTGTCTGACATGAAAAAACAG TGTGAGACCATGCTGGAGGCGTATGAGGAGATCGTGGAGGACTGGTACTTCCATCATCAGGACCAGAGGCTGGAGAACTTCCTCTGTACGAGCCACGTCCTCAACATGTCAGAACGAG aATGTCTGAAGGAGGTGTGGAAAGGAGACATGGGGAGAAAAGGAAGGGCCAAGGAGTCAGCAAGCAAGAGCACTGGAGAGGAAGGAGCAAATAATAAggcaaaggaggaggaggggaaaacaCACGATGGTGGAGAGCTAtga
- the LOC134005537 gene encoding zona pellucida sperm-binding protein 3-like: MKAYLFDPARPVEPTHLRIGPVSAAHSHCTARVSGHGKYIIRAALTDCGGRVMFTENAMLYNNILLYSPPPKLPGDNFQVEGAAIPVQCKYKRRYTVSSRALKSTWSPLISIHSTHLDLDFQLRLMTNDWSSERKSSVYFLGEIVHIEASVDHNHLPLRLYVDSCVATLTSDVNSYPRYPFIDHQGCFKDSQLNGSNSRFLPRIQDKLLQIQLESFLFHQDHRHTMYITCHLEADPTSNNKDLEKKACSFMSGRWRSVDGEDDVCESCSKIQETNHSNNDEPGHKRAPRSKTKYRLNELQKKTTVGPIIFLPRKAEHSGNYKLY, translated from the exons ATGAAAGCTTATCTGTTTGACCCTGCTCGGCCTGTGGAGCCCACACACTTGAGGATCGGACCTGTCAGTGCTGCACACAGTCACTGCACAGCCAGGGTGTCTGGACACGGAAAGTACATCATCAGAGCAGCACTGACTGACTGTGGAGGCAGAGTGATG TTCACAGAGAATGCCATGCTATACAACAACATACTGCTGTACTCTCCTCCTCCAAAATTACCTGGAGACAACTTTCAAGTGGAAGGAGCTGCCATTCCTGTACAGTGTAAATATAAAAG GAGGTACACAGTGAGCAGCAGAGCCCTGAAATCGACCTGGAGTCCCCTTATCTCCATCCACTCAACTCATCTCGACCTGGACTTCCAACTCAGACTCATGACAA ATGACTGGAGCAGTGAGAGAAAGTCATCTGTTTACTTCCTGGGTGAGATAGTCCATATTGAAGCCTCTGTAGATCATAATCATCTTCCTCTCCGCCTGTATGTAGACAGCTGTGTGGCCACTCTGACCTCTGATGTGAATTCTTACCCCAGATACCCCTTCATAGACCACCAGGG atgttttaaagaCTCCCAGTTGAATGGCTCCAACTCTCGTTTCCTGCCTCGAATCCAGGACAAACTCCTCCAGATTCAACTCGAATCTTTCCTCTTCCATCAGGATCACAGACACACT ATGTATATCACATGTCACCTGGAAGCAGACCCCACTTCAAACAATAAGGACCTGGAAAAAAAGGCCTGTTCTTTTATGAGCGGAAG GTGGAGGTCAGTGGATGGAGAAGAcgatgtgtgtgagagctgtAGCAAGATTCAAGAGACAAATCACAGCAACAATGATGAGCCCGGCCACAAGAGGGCACCAAGGagtaaaacaaagtacagactGAATG AGCTGCAGAAGAAAACTACTGTTGGTCCAATAATATTTCTCCCCAGGAAGGCTGAACACAGTGGAAATTACAAGCTGTATTAA